From one Suricata suricatta isolate VVHF042 chromosome 8, meerkat_22Aug2017_6uvM2_HiC, whole genome shotgun sequence genomic stretch:
- the C1QC gene encoding complement C1q subcomponent subunit C, whose protein sequence is MDTVSSSRPRLGLNLLLLLLALPLGGQASTGCYGIPGMPGLPGTPGRDGHDGLPGPKGEPGIPAIPGTRGPKGQKGEPGTPGHPGKNGPLGTAGSPGIPGLMGPPGEPGEEGRYKQKHQSVFTVMRQTSQYPTSNSLVKFNVAITNPQGDYDTSTGKFTCKVPGLYYFVYHTSQTANLCVHLYRSGVRVTTFCDHMSNSKQVTSGGVLLKLEVGEQVWLAVNDYNGMVGTEGSDSVFSGFLLFPD, encoded by the exons aTGGACACGGTGTCCAGCTCCCGGCCCCGCCTTGGACTAAACCTGCTGCTGCTCTTGCTGGCGCTGCCGCTTGGGGGCCAGGCCAGCACAGGCTGCTACGGAATCCCCGGGATGCCGGGCCTGCCGGGGACCCCGGGGAGGGACGGACACGATGGCCTGCCGGGGCCCAAGGGTGAGCCAG GAATCCCAGCTATCCCTGGAACTCGAGGACCCAAGGGTCAGAAGGGAGAACCCGGCACACCTGGGCATCCTGGGAAAAATGGCCCCCTGGGAACTGCTGGCAGCCCAGGCATTCCCGGCCTCATGGGACCCCCTGGGGAGCCGGGCGAGGAGGGCAGATACAAGCAGAAGCACCAGTCTGTGTTCACAGTCATGCGACAGACATCCCAGTACCCCACGTCCAACAGCCTGGTCAAGTTCAACGTAGCCATCACCAACCCACAGGGGGATTATGACACAAGCACTGGCAAGTTCACCTGCAAAGTCCCGGGTCTTTACTACTTTGTGTACCACACGTCACAGACAGCCAACCTGTGCGTGCACCTGTACCGAAGTGGGGTCAGGGTGACCACCTTCTGCGACCACATGTCCAACAGCAAGCAGGTCACCTCGGGCGGCGTGCTGCTTAAGCTGGAGGTGGGTGAGCAAGTGTGGCTGGCGGTCAATGACTACAATGGCATGGTGGGCACTGAAGGCTCCGACAGCGTCTTCTctggcttccttctctttcctgacTAG
- the C1QA gene encoding complement C1q subcomponent subunit A, protein MEVPRGWLLFCVLATSLTFTVTQDVCRAPDGKAGAPGKPGRPGRPGLKGEQGEPGAPGIRTGIQGLKGDQGDPGLPGHPGNMGFPGPSGSLGPPGIPGVKGIKGNPGNIKDQPRPAFSAIRRNPPMSGNVVIFDTVITNQEGPYQNNTGQFLCAVAGYYYFTFQVVSKWDICLSIVSSARDQARRSLGFCDVNSKGIFQVVSGGTVLRLQRGDRVWIERDPAKGRIYQGPEVDSVFSGFLIFPSI, encoded by the exons ATGGAGGTCCCCCGGGGCTGGCTGCTGTTCTGTGTGCTGGCCACATCCCTGACCTTCACAGTGACCCAGGACGTGTGTCGAGCACCAGATGGGAAGGCCGGGGCCCCAGGAAAGCCTGGCCGACCTGGACGGCCAGGCCTCAAGGGGGAGCAAGGGGAGCCAG gggcacctggcatCCGGACGGGCATCCAGGGCCTGAAAGGAGACCAGGGGGACCCCGGGCTCCCCGGCCACCCTGGCAACATGGGCTTCCCCGGGCCCAGCGGCTCCCTGGGTCCCCCTGGCATCCCGGGAGTGAAAGGCATCAAGGGCAACCCGGGAAACATCAAGGACCAGCCACGGCCAGCCTTCTCGGCCATCAGGCGGAACCCACCTATGAGCGGCAATGTTGTCATCTTCGACACGGTCATCACCAACCAGGAAGGCCCGTACCAGAACAACACGGGCCAGTTCCTCTGTGCCGTGGCCGGCTACTACTACTTCACTTTCCAGGTGGTGTCCAAGTGGGACATCTGCCTGTCCATCGTGTCCTCTGCGAGGGACCAGGCCCGGCGCTCCTTGGGCTTCTGTGACGTCAACAGCAAGGGCATCTTCCAGGTGGTATCCGGGGGCACGGTTCTCAGGCTACAGCGTGGGGATCGGGTCTGGATCGAGAGAGACCCCGCCAAGGGGCGCATCTACCAGGGTCCCGAAGTGGACAGCGTCTTCAGTGGCTTCCTTATCTTCCCATCCATCTGA